The genomic DNA CCCCAAAAAGCTCGACCCGCGCGATTACCTGAAATCCGCCCGCGAGGCAATGAAGAAAGTTTGTATCGACCGCATGATCGCCTTCGGACAAGCGGGCAACGCCAGTAAGATCAAGCCGATTTCGCTCGAAAAAATGGCAGAGCGATACGCGCTAATGGTTTGATTCGTAGCGTACTTGCCTCACTTCTCCGCGAGGACGAAGCGATGGTCCCAGCTTGCCTCAATCCTTGTCTCAATCTCGGCGACATTGAAGCGGTTGAGCATCATCGTTCTTGTCCTGTTTGTGCGATCGAGCGGTGAGGCCTCCGCTGCGGCGATTCGCTTCGCACCAGCAGTGCCGAAAGTGCAATCAGCAGTCCGACGAGCGCGCCTGCCGCAGCCGCTGGAAGCCAGAATGAGAGCGCCTTGCGATCGTGCGCCCGTCCAATGGCATTGAACGTGGAATGGGGTGCAACGAACCGTGCCATCGGATGCCGGCTTTCCAGTGTTGTTGCATAAATATCCATCAGCGGTCCGTGGATCAGCTTTCCTGAGTCCGATTGCATGATGGGGCTCAACGAATCCGTTGAATACGTTGAATACTCTGGAGCAAGCCTCCAAACTTGCACGCTGATATACGACAAGGCTGGTTCCAGCGCGTCGATTTCGGTTCGCACTTCATTGGGATCGACCGCTCGTGGCAATTTCGAGTAGTACCAACCGGCGACCGCGGCACAAAGTCCCATGATCGCACACCCCAAAAATAGCAATCCTTTGCGGAGGTTCCAAGTCGTACCGGGGCGATCGATTTCCGCGGCCGGTTGTAGCTGCCGCAAATGACGCATCGTCGGAATTTCAATCGACTGGCCGCAGGCACAGCGGATCGACTGGCCGGCTTGAGCGGCCGACACAGTCTGGTGCTGGCCGCAGGCAGGACAAGGGAGGAGATAGTTGGACATGGCGTGGAAATAGGGATGATCTGGGAGCGGAATTTCGGATAGGAGTAGAACCCGGCGAGCATGCCAATCTCGCGTCGATGGTTCTATGCCGCACACATTCTATCTTACATCCACATCACTTCTGCATCTCCATCCCCTCTTTGGCCCACCAGGGCAGCGTAATTGCCCCTTCAATCGCGAGTGTGCTGCCGGTGATATAGTCACTCGCGGGATCGCAGAGGAACACCACGCCGCGAGCAATTTCTTCGGGTCGCGCAAGCCGCCCCCACGGCAATTTGGCTCCGGCTTTGTCGATCGCTTCGTCGCTGGCGAATTTTCGTTCCCCGGGAGTGTCGGTCCAGCCGGGATGAATGGTGTTGACCCGGATGCGATGCTCGGTCAACTCAATGGCTGCCGTGCGACACATTTGATCAATTGCGGCTTTGGCCATGCCGTAGGCCATGGATGTGGGGATGGCAAGGACCGCGTGGGGCGAGCTGATGCTCACAAAACATCCACCGCGCCCTTGGTGAATCATCTGCCGTGTTACGAGGTGCAGCAGATGAAACGCGCCCCACATGGTCACGTCGAGTGTGCGGTGGAAGCCACTTAAATCGGCGTTGAAAAAAGGATGCCGATCGCTATATGCGGCGTTGCTGACGGCAATATCGAGATGGCCCCACTCGTCGACGGCCCGCTCGACAGCGGCCGACATCGCCTTGTAATCGGCCACGTCGGCTTGGCAAAGCAGCGCCTTGCGGCCGGCAGCCCGAACCGCGGCTGCGGTTTGCTCAGCGTCTTCCGGTTCGGTGAGATAATTGATCGCCACGTCGGCCCCGGCCTGCGCCAGAGCGCTGGCGATCGCACGGCCGATGCCGCGGCCTGCGCCTGTAACGATGGCGGTCTTTCCCGTTAAGATCATTTTGCGACTTCGACTTCCATAGATCGGGCTTGAATATCGTACGTTTACTGAAACAGGTCGCCTGGAATTACCGACCCAAGTTGTGTTCTGCACTGCCCGCGAGCAAACAACGCGCGATTCGGCGAATCCGTCATTATCCGACCGAGCGAATTATATCGTAGCAAGCGATTGTGGAGTGGGCGAGGAGGCGTATGCCAGCACGGATGTCCATTTTTCCAAGGAGGACAGCGGAAATTGCAAATCCGAGAAATCAACAAAAGTTACTGTGGAGCAAATTTTTCGACGTTTCTCATTCCATCCTTGCTCGCGCGGTGAACATCCGGATCTCACAATGCGAGAAAATTGAATTCGTACGGTTTGAATCCGAGGGTATTGTACTGCATTTCAAGGTTCCTAGACGCTTTTTCTCGGCCTACTCCAACATCGGTGAGATTCGAATCGAAGTGCGCACTGCACCTGCGATTGGGTTGGATTGCGATTCAGTGGTGGCTGAACGATGAGCGAGGTCGATCGTGGTCTCGAACAATTTCGCGGTCGGGGCCTCTGTACTGATTGTTACGTTGTGAAGGCCGCAAGCAGCCGCTGCAATCGGCAGCGATAACTATAGTGTTCCACTTCAAGTGCGTGTCGTGGGGTATGCAGGTAATGAATTCCCCCGGCGAGATCGACGTCGAATCGCGACTTTAGCTGCCGGAACTTGTCGGCTCGCCCCTCCTGACGCTGCTGCAATTGAATGAACTGGGCAATCAGTTGAGCTTGGTAATGAACCAGGCCCCAGATGCCGCTGTCGGGCTGAATCATGCCGGCGACGAAAAGGTTGTCGTATCGGGGGTGAAACACGTTCAGAAAAAGTTGCGGCTTTCCGTATTGCCAATTGAGATGCTCGCGGTCGATGAACGGAAAGCTAAGCTTGAAGCCGGTCGCGTAGACGATCAGGTCGATCGGCTCGATACTGCCGTCGATGAACCGCACTCGCTCACCGCAGAGTTCGGCCACATCGGGCTTGGGCTTGATGCGGCCGTGACCGGCAAAATACGTCATTTGCGAGTTGACAATCGGGTGCGACTCGAATAGCTGATGATCGGGAGGCGGCAGGCCATATTCTTCCAGTGGTCCAATCGCAATGCGGATCGCCCGCGCAGCCAGCCGGCGGCGCAGCCAGAGCGGAACTCGCCAGCGCAATAGGAATTCGCCGCAGCGGTCGGCGGGGATGCCGCGGATGAACTTTGGCACAAAATGATAGCCGCGGCGCATGCTGTGAAAGGTCGCTGTCGCACATTGAGCCGATTCGACGGCAATATCGCATCCTGAATTCCCCCCGCCGACGACGAGCGTTCGCTTCGCAGTCA from Pirellulales bacterium includes the following:
- a CDS encoding NAD(P)-binding domain-containing protein; the encoded protein is MAHSEQPADCYCIIGAGPSGLAVLKNFREAAIHAESLEREDGVGGNWYYGRPSSSVYRSTHLVSSKSLTQYPDFPMPADWPEYPSQQQVQEYLRAYAKQFRLHEAIRFNTSVQQVEPADATASRWIVTLSTGERRCYRGVVIANGHHWDPNWPSYPGCFDGAVLHSSQYKTPEVLTAKRTLVVGGGNSGCDIAVESAQCATATFHSMRRGYHFVPKFIRGIPADRCGEFLLRWRVPLWLRRRLAARAIRIAIGPLEEYGLPPPDHQLFESHPIVNSQMTYFAGHGRIKPKPDVAELCGERVRFIDGSIEPIDLIVYATGFKLSFPFIDREHLNWQYGKPQLFLNVFHPRYDNLFVAGMIQPDSGIWGLVHYQAQLIAQFIQLQQRQEGRADKFRQLKSRFDVDLAGGIHYLHTPRHALEVEHYSYRCRLQRLLAAFTT
- a CDS encoding SDR family oxidoreductase, yielding MILTGKTAIVTGAGRGIGRAIASALAQAGADVAINYLTEPEDAEQTAAAVRAAGRKALLCQADVADYKAMSAAVERAVDEWGHLDIAVSNAAYSDRHPFFNADLSGFHRTLDVTMWGAFHLLHLVTRQMIHQGRGGCFVSISSPHAVLAIPTSMAYGMAKAAIDQMCRTAAIELTEHRIRVNTIHPGWTDTPGERKFASDEAIDKAGAKLPWGRLARPEEIARGVVFLCDPASDYITGSTLAIEGAITLPWWAKEGMEMQK